GCGCAGATAAATATTTCCTTCGGACATGAAGCGGAGCATTGTGCCTGTATTTGCGCTGCTTTCTTGGCTGCTTGCTCGTATTCCATGTTTTTGAAAATTGTGCTTTCATAAATTATAAACCTCTTAAACCACGCTTCTCGCTACTTTTCCTATGACTGAAAATCTTTCAACAGCTTCTTTTGCTATCACGCTTTTGATTTCTTTGCCTTTCGGCTCGTTTTTTTCATCAACTATGACTGCTGCATTATCCTCGAAACTGACGTGCATGCCGTTTGCGCGTTTGTATTCCCCGGCTTGCCTGACAATAACTGCTCTGACAAGTTCGTGCTTGATTTTTTGGTTGCCTTTTGTGACGCTGCAGATGACAACATCACCTATTCCTGCTCGGGGATGTCTTTT
This is a stretch of genomic DNA from Nanoarchaeota archaeon. It encodes these proteins:
- a CDS encoding uL14 family ribosomal protein; this encodes MKAISIRMTKTLQSGSFMTCADNTGAKELQLISVLGYGGVKKRHPRAGIGDVVICSVTKGNQKIKHELVRAVIVRQAGEYKRANGMHVSFEDNAAVIVDEKNEPKGKEIKSVIAKEAVERFSVIGKVARSVV